One region of Armigeres subalbatus isolate Guangzhou_Male chromosome 3, GZ_Asu_2, whole genome shotgun sequence genomic DNA includes:
- the LOC134225282 gene encoding calponin homology domain-containing protein DDB_G0272472-like isoform X3: MAKKGKAKGGPVKAEASTEEAPAVQATPVEPVAKPEEEELAKVADKPVDPTKAPNVIPVSAKETPKQAEVIKKPASPKQKQKQIPAKPTELKPKDPKPSAPSQNGTAGETTTAGEGTASEAEGTGTQRKRRNRRHRKKKPVAETAEGEQTSNVEQKPKKEHKKKREKRLRALALAESSATAQIAAVEGALAGNAPKSANSVEVLQKKIEIAEKVLQQVQQQTQDEQKKIDSLKPESPKQQNKNKQQTRNKKDSDSQKQAQAEVKKATEERDRIKNEARKLVEEKVKKQQELQKLHAEKVQKEQEAKQLLDEKDRKVAEAAKLLQQQARVVAVEQKMNELEEKKAGSTAQPQQQQRTHKDSEKQKKPAKSEDNLKKADADKKPGDDKATDNKIAAEKKIAVEKAASEKKIAAEKAAAEKKASVEQVAAEKAAAEKAAADKKAATEKAAAEKAAAEKAAAEKKAAEKAAAEKKAAAEKAAAEKAVAEKAAAQKAAAEKAAAEKKAAAEKAAAEKVAAEKAAAQKAAAEKAAAEKAAAEKAASEKAAAQKAAAEKAAAEKAAAEKAAAEKVAAEKAAAAAKAVAQKAAAEKAAAEKAAAEKAASEKAAAQKAAAEKAAAEKAAAEKVAAEKAAAAAKAVAQKAAAEKAAAEKAAAEKAAAEKAAAEKAAAAKAAAEKAAAEKAAAEKAAAEKAAAAKAAAEKAAADKAAIEKAAAEKAAAEKAAAEKAATAKAVAEKAAAEKAAAVKAATEKAAAEKAAAEKAAAEKAAAEKAAAEKTAAEKAVAASEKPAVDKVASEKTAANVHAAVEKDATVKNVVEQPTADKATAEKALADTANGTKKQENKQNEKKPVDNKTNNQNQKCNKKNKRTPKSSVSEDEKLTGPKNVESSDFVSSVKPEQIVTKSLETATITAVAAACPVAAVKPDEKKSSTPEKTASAKPAPVDQNKSTSPPKTNGSPAKTKPQPAVAAPAKQQTPEKTLPKASTPTPTPLKKAPSPPKTVPSRASPKPSTPPTTPKPTKKPELPPKPEFLKKKSPSVEQDKAPSTKPVTPPSTPTEVATLPQEVNMKFNVEKQLAALNATAAAAKLLPKTLPVGTETTEEDELEEDFDEEEESIEYKFMPRPVFLATNCQVCKNPLRNIVQCENCWMISYCNEEHRRSDSASHKDLCGVIVELARRRGGHIYNMAHTLSDEEYRNLRVYTLNQAEQMLKRPLQAFEREVLLFPRTCCSPSCREWRQDQLMECKDCRQVSFCAAHPDHLLPSHGQWCRAFFLFQKLILRQKILGRIEPVLPVRIVGKSFQLPPNIDEVIKVLYKNSNALRDDCAYATLTQIATAPLTALHGYLQTGLRPTETFTIHLVGAELQFEGDTLDKWEAFFLHIVPEITELRVVFVGPELNVENLPIDIISRIRMCRMCRLKCRVVKFDFQCRRYYHDYYRDSCYSKPNLICFFNPVLHTTAGFSGFDTWPATIQATSEVNCPIVLTSYSALDCPLDLVQFQRVARRPLQIVTPPQLNPYGSKRPDRNFVTDDVAPLIFKNYHYCVLK, encoded by the exons ATGGCCAAGAAAGGGAAAGCTAAAGGTGGACCAGTGAAAGCGGAAGCATCTACTGAAGAGGCTCCAGCAGTGCAGGCTACACCGGTCGAACCTGTCGCCAagccagaagaagaagaactagcAAAAGTTGCCGACAAACCAGTCGACCCTACCAAAGCCCCCAATGTTATTCCAGTTTCGGCGAAGGAAACTCCTAAGCAAGCGGAAGTAATTAAGAAACCAGCCTCTCCTAAGCAGAAACAGAAACAAATTCCTGCCAAGCCGACCGAACTCAAACCTAAAGATCCTAAGCCATCTGCGCCATCACAGAATGGGACAGCTGGTGAAACCACCACGGCTGGCGAAGGAACCGCAAGTGAAGCCGAGGGTACTGGAACCCAGAGAAAACGACGCAACCGTAGACATCGTAAGAAAAAGCCTGTCGCAGAAACTGCTGAAGGTGAGCAGACATCGAATGTCGAGCAAAAGCCCAAGAAGGAACACAAGAAAAAGCGTGAAAAGCGACTGCGCGCCTTAGCATTGGCTGAATCATCTGCTACAGCACAGATCGCTGCCGTCGAAGGTGCTCTCGCTGGTAATGCCCCCAAGAGTGCCAACAGCGTAGAAgttttgcagaaaaaaatagaaatagcCGAAAAGGTTCTGCAACAAGTGCAACAACAAACCCAAGATGAGCAAAAGAAGATCGACAGTCTGAAACCAGAATCCCCGAAGCAACAGAACAAGAATAAGCAACAAACGCGCAATAAAAAAGATTCGGATTCCCAAAAGCAAGCCCAAGCCGAGGTAAAGAAAGCTACCGAAGAAAGAGATAGGATAAAGAATGAAGCCCGAAAACTAGTCGAAGAAAAGGTCAAGAAACAACAGGAATTGCAGAAACTGCACGCCGAAAAAGTACAGAAAGAGCAAGAAGCGAAACAATTGCTCGACGAAAAAGATAGAAAAGTAGCAGAAGCAGCAAAGCTGTTACAGCAACAGGCCCGCGTCGTTGCCGTCGAACAGAAAATGAATGAGTTGGAAGAGAAGAAAGCCGGATCAACGGCACAGCCTCAGCAACAGCAAAGAACACACAAGGACTCCGAAAAACAAAAGAAACCAGCAAAGAGCGAAGATAACTTAAAAAAGGCCGACGCTGATAAAAAGCCTGGTGATGATAAAGCGACTGATAATAAGATTGCTGCTGAGAAGAAAATAGCTGTTGAGAAAGCAGCATCCGAGAAAAAGATTGCGGCTGAGAAAGCCGCCGCTGAGAAAAAGGCAAGTGTAGAACAAGTAGCCGCTGAAAAGGCAGCTGCAGAAAAGGCTGCCGCAGACAAAAAGGCCGCGACTGAGAAGGCTGCCGCTGAAAAAGCTGCTGCTGAAAAAGCTGCGGCTGAAAAAAAGGCTGCTGAGAAAGCTGCGGCTGAAAAAAAGGCTGCCGCTGAAAAGGCTGCAGCAGAAAAGGCTGTCGCTGAGAAAGCGGCAGCACAGAAAGCGGCTGCTGAGAAGGCCGCCGCAGAAAAAAAGGCTGCCGCTGAAAAAGCTGCAGCTGAAAAGGTGGCGGCTGAAAAGGCCGCAGCGCAAAAGGCAGCTGCTGAAAAAGCCGCAGCCGAGAAAGCTGCCGCTGAGAAGGCAGCGTCTGAAAAAGCTGCAGCACAAAAAGCAGCCGCTGAGAAGGCTGCTGCTGAAAAGGCCGCCGCTGAGAAAGCTGCTGCTGAAAAAGTCGCCGCTGAGaaggctgctgctgctgcaaaaGCCGTAGCACAAAAGGCAGCGGCTGAAAAAGCCGCAGCCGAGAAAGCTGCCGCTGAGAAGGCAGCGTCTGAAAAGGCCGCAGCACAAAAGGCTGCCGCTGAGAAGGCTGCTGCTGAGAAAGCTGCTGCTGAAAAGGTCGCCGCTGAGaaggctgctgctgctgcaaaaGCCGTAGCACAAAAGGCAGCTGCTGAAAAGGCTGCAGCTGAGAAAGCTGCTGCTGAAAAG GCCGCAGCTGAGAAGGCTGCCGCTGAAAAGGCTGCTGCTGCAAAGGCTGCGGCTGAGAAGGCTGCTGCTGAAAAGGCTGCTGCTGAAAAGGCCGCAGCTGAAAAGGCTGCTGCTGCAAAGGCTGCGGCTGAGAAGGCTGCTGCTGATAAGGCCGCAATTGAAAAGGCGGCTGCTGAGAAGGCTGCTGCTGAAAAAGCCGCAGCTGAAAAGGCTGCTACTGCAAAGGCCGTAGCTGAAAAAGCTGCTGCTGAAAAGGCTGCTGCAGTAAAGGCCGCAACTGAGAAGGCTGCTGCTGAAAAGGCAGCAGCTGAGAAGGCTGCTGCTGAAAAGGCTGCTGCTGAAAAGGCTGCTGCTGAGAAGACCGCGGCAGAGAAAGCTGTTGCTGCTTCAGAGAAGCCTGCTGTAGACAAAGTTGCATCGGAGAAGACTGCCGCTAATGTACATGCTGCTGTGGAAAAAGATGCCACTGTGAAAAACGTCGTTGAACAGCCTACGGCCGATAAGGCGACCGCAGAGAAGGCCCTGGCTGATACTGCAAATGGCACGAAGAAACAGGAAAATAAGCAAAATGAAAAGAAACCGGTTGATAACAAAACCAATAATCAGAATCAAAAATGCAacaagaaaaataaaagaacaCCAAAAAGCAGCGTATCAGAGGATGAAAAACTAACCGGTCCAAAAAACGTGGAAAGCAGCgattttgtctcatctgttaaacCCGAGCAGATTGTAACAAAATCGCTAGAGACCGCCACCATCACTGCTGTAGCTGCAGCCTGCCCGGTTGCTGCGGTTAAACctgacgaaaaaaaatcttccactcCTGAAAAGACTGCTTCAGCTAAACCAGCACCCGTTGATCAGAATAAAAGCACTTCTCCGCCAAAAACCAATGGATCACCCGCCAAAACGAAACCTCAACCAGCAGTAGCAGCTCCCGCCAAACAGCAAACACCCGAAAAGACACTGCCTAAAGCTTCCACTCCCACCCCCACTCCTTTAAAGAAAGCACCCTCCCCGCCAAAGACAGTACCATCCCGAGCATCCCCCAAACCCAGTACACCACCTACAACTCCGAAGCCTACCAAAAAACCAGAACTCCCTCCAAAgcctgaatttctgaagaagaagTCTCCATCTGTAGAGCAGGATAAAGCACCATCTACGAAGCCAGTAACTCCACCGTCAACTCCTACAGAAGTGGCGACATTACCACAG GAGGTAAACATGAAATTCAATGTTGAGAAACAGCTGGCAGCACTGAACGCGACCGCTGCCGCCGCCAAACTGTTGCCGAAGACCCTCCCGGTCGGTACCGAAACAACCGAAGAAGACGAACTGGAGGAAGATTTCGACGAAGAGGAAGAATCCATAGAGTACAAGTTCATGCCTCGTCCGGTTTTCCTAGCCACCAATTGCCAG GTTTGTAAAAACCCACTCAGGAACATTGTCCAATGTGAAAACTGTTGGATGATATCTTACTGCAATGAAGAGCATCGACGATCCGACTCTGCGAGTCATAAGGATCTCTGTGGTGTCATCGTGGAACTGGCTAGGCGAAGAG gagGCCATATCTACAACATGGCGCACACACTGTCGGACGAGGAATACCGAAATCTACGGGTCTACACGTTGAACCAAGCGGAGCAGATGCTGAAACGTCCATTGCAAGCATTCGAACGCGAAGTTCTCCTCTTTCCGCGGACTTGCTGTTCACCAAGCTGTCGCGAATGGAGACAAGACCAGCTGATGGAATGCAAGGACTGCCGCCAGGTGTCCTTCTGTGCGGCACATCCCGACCATCTGCTTCCGTCGCACGGTCAGTGGTGTAGGGCATTTTTCCTCTTCCAGAAGCTTATCCTCCGACAGAAGATTCTCGGCCGCATTGAACCGGTGCTTCCGGTTCGCATTGTCGGCAAGTCGTTCCAACTACCACCGAACATCGATGAAGTCATCAAGGTCTTGTACAAGAATTCAAATG CACTACGTGACGATTGTGCCTACGCAACGTTGACACAGATCGCCACTGCGCCGCTGACGGCCTTGCACGGTTACCTGCAGACCGGTCTACGTCCAACGGAAACCTTCACCATCCATTTGGTCGGTGCGGAGTTGCAATTTGAAGGTGACACCTTGGACAAGTGGGAAGCTTTCTTCCTTCACATTGTGCCGGAGATCACCGAACTGCGCGTCGTGTTCGTCGGCCCGGAGCTGAACGTCGAGAATCTACCGATTGACATCATCAGTCGCATCAG
- the LOC134225282 gene encoding calponin homology domain-containing protein DDB_G0272472-like isoform X4 — MAKKGKAKGGPVKAEASTEEAPAVQATPVEPVAKPEEEELAKVADKPVDPTKAPNVIPVSAKETPKQAEVIKKPASPKQKQKQIPAKPTELKPKDPKPSAPSQNGTAGETTTAGEGTASEAEGTGTQRKRRNRRHRKKKPVAETAEGEQTSNVEQKPKKEHKKKREKRLRALALAESSATAQIAAVEGALAGNAPKSANSVEVLQKKIEIAEKVLQQVQQQTQDEQKKIDSLKPESPKQQNKNKQQTRNKKDSDSQKQAQAEVKKATEERDRIKNEARKLVEEKVKKQQELQKLHAEKVQKEQEAKQLLDEKDRKVAEAAKLLQQQARVVAVEQKMNELEEKKAGSTAQPQQQQRTHKDSEKQKKPAKSEDNLKKADADKKPGDDKATDNKIAAEKKIAVEKAASEKKIAAEKAAAEKKASVEQVAAEKAAAEKAAADKKAATEKAAAEKAAAEKAAAEKKAAEKAAAEKKAAAEKAAAEKAVAEKAAAQKAAAEKAAAEKKAAAEKAAAEKVAAEKAAAQKAAAEKAAAEKAAAEKAASEKAAAQKAAAEKAAAEKAAAEKAAAEKVAAEKAAAAAKAVAQKAAAEKAAAEKAAAEKAASEKAAAQKAAAEKAAAEKAAAEKVAAEKAAAAAKAVAQKAAAEKAAAEKAAAEKAAAEKAAAEKAAAEKAAAEKAAAAKAAAEKAAAEKAAAEKAAAEKAAAAKAAAEKAAADKAAIEKAAAEKAAAEKAAAEKAATAKAVAEKAAAEKAAAVKAATEKAAAEKAAAEKAAAEKAAAEKAAAEKTAAEKAVAASEKPAVDKVASEKTAANVHAAVEKDATVKNVVEQPTADKATAEKALADTANGTKKQENKQNEKKPVDNKTNNQNQKCNKKNKRTPKSSVSEDEKLTGPKNVESSDFVSSVKPEQIVTKSLETATITAVAAACPVAAVKPDEKKSSTPEKTASAKPAPVDQNKSTSPPKTNGSPAKTKPQPAVAAPAKQQTPEKTLPKASTPTPTPLKKAPSPPKTVPSRASPKPSTPPTTPKPTKKPELPPKPEFLKKKSPSVEQDKAPSTKPVTPPSTPTEVATLPQEVNMKFNVEKQLAALNATAAAAKLLPKTLPVGTETTEEDELEEDFDEEEESIEYKFMPRPVFLATNCQVCKNPLRNIVQCENCWMISYCNEEHRRSDSASHKDLCGVIVELARRRGGHIYNMAHTLSDEEYRNLRVYTLNQAEQMLKRPLQAFEREVLLFPRTCCSPSCREWRQDQLMECKDCRQVSFCAAHPDHLLPSHGQWCRAFFLFQKLILRQKILGRIEPVLPVRIVGKSFQLPPNIDEVIKVLYKNSNALRDDCAYATLTQIATAPLTALHGYLQTGLRPTETFTIHLVGAELQFEGDTLDKWEAFFLHIVPEITELRVVFVGPELNVENLPIDIISRISVFFLISLANRCCTEQTFSKNWFSVT; from the exons ATGGCCAAGAAAGGGAAAGCTAAAGGTGGACCAGTGAAAGCGGAAGCATCTACTGAAGAGGCTCCAGCAGTGCAGGCTACACCGGTCGAACCTGTCGCCAagccagaagaagaagaactagcAAAAGTTGCCGACAAACCAGTCGACCCTACCAAAGCCCCCAATGTTATTCCAGTTTCGGCGAAGGAAACTCCTAAGCAAGCGGAAGTAATTAAGAAACCAGCCTCTCCTAAGCAGAAACAGAAACAAATTCCTGCCAAGCCGACCGAACTCAAACCTAAAGATCCTAAGCCATCTGCGCCATCACAGAATGGGACAGCTGGTGAAACCACCACGGCTGGCGAAGGAACCGCAAGTGAAGCCGAGGGTACTGGAACCCAGAGAAAACGACGCAACCGTAGACATCGTAAGAAAAAGCCTGTCGCAGAAACTGCTGAAGGTGAGCAGACATCGAATGTCGAGCAAAAGCCCAAGAAGGAACACAAGAAAAAGCGTGAAAAGCGACTGCGCGCCTTAGCATTGGCTGAATCATCTGCTACAGCACAGATCGCTGCCGTCGAAGGTGCTCTCGCTGGTAATGCCCCCAAGAGTGCCAACAGCGTAGAAgttttgcagaaaaaaatagaaatagcCGAAAAGGTTCTGCAACAAGTGCAACAACAAACCCAAGATGAGCAAAAGAAGATCGACAGTCTGAAACCAGAATCCCCGAAGCAACAGAACAAGAATAAGCAACAAACGCGCAATAAAAAAGATTCGGATTCCCAAAAGCAAGCCCAAGCCGAGGTAAAGAAAGCTACCGAAGAAAGAGATAGGATAAAGAATGAAGCCCGAAAACTAGTCGAAGAAAAGGTCAAGAAACAACAGGAATTGCAGAAACTGCACGCCGAAAAAGTACAGAAAGAGCAAGAAGCGAAACAATTGCTCGACGAAAAAGATAGAAAAGTAGCAGAAGCAGCAAAGCTGTTACAGCAACAGGCCCGCGTCGTTGCCGTCGAACAGAAAATGAATGAGTTGGAAGAGAAGAAAGCCGGATCAACGGCACAGCCTCAGCAACAGCAAAGAACACACAAGGACTCCGAAAAACAAAAGAAACCAGCAAAGAGCGAAGATAACTTAAAAAAGGCCGACGCTGATAAAAAGCCTGGTGATGATAAAGCGACTGATAATAAGATTGCTGCTGAGAAGAAAATAGCTGTTGAGAAAGCAGCATCCGAGAAAAAGATTGCGGCTGAGAAAGCCGCCGCTGAGAAAAAGGCAAGTGTAGAACAAGTAGCCGCTGAAAAGGCAGCTGCAGAAAAGGCTGCCGCAGACAAAAAGGCCGCGACTGAGAAGGCTGCCGCTGAAAAAGCTGCTGCTGAAAAAGCTGCGGCTGAAAAAAAGGCTGCTGAGAAAGCTGCGGCTGAAAAAAAGGCTGCCGCTGAAAAGGCTGCAGCAGAAAAGGCTGTCGCTGAGAAAGCGGCAGCACAGAAAGCGGCTGCTGAGAAGGCCGCCGCAGAAAAAAAGGCTGCCGCTGAAAAAGCTGCAGCTGAAAAGGTGGCGGCTGAAAAGGCCGCAGCGCAAAAGGCAGCTGCTGAAAAAGCCGCAGCCGAGAAAGCTGCCGCTGAGAAGGCAGCGTCTGAAAAAGCTGCAGCACAAAAAGCAGCCGCTGAGAAGGCTGCTGCTGAAAAGGCCGCCGCTGAGAAAGCTGCTGCTGAAAAAGTCGCCGCTGAGaaggctgctgctgctgcaaaaGCCGTAGCACAAAAGGCAGCGGCTGAAAAAGCCGCAGCCGAGAAAGCTGCCGCTGAGAAGGCAGCGTCTGAAAAGGCCGCAGCACAAAAGGCTGCCGCTGAGAAGGCTGCTGCTGAGAAAGCTGCTGCTGAAAAGGTCGCCGCTGAGaaggctgctgctgctgcaaaaGCCGTAGCACAAAAGGCAGCTGCTGAAAAGGCTGCAGCTGAGAAAGCTGCTGCTGAAAAGGCTGCAGCTGAGAAAGCTGCTGCTGAAAAGGCCGCAGCTGAGAAGGCTGCCGCTGAAAAGGCTGCTGCTGCAAAGGCTGCGGCTGAGAAGGCTGCTGCTGAAAAGGCTGCTGCTGAAAAGGCCGCAGCTGAAAAGGCTGCTGCTGCAAAGGCTGCGGCTGAGAAGGCTGCTGCTGATAAGGCCGCAATTGAAAAGGCGGCTGCTGAGAAGGCTGCTGCTGAAAAAGCCGCAGCTGAAAAGGCTGCTACTGCAAAGGCCGTAGCTGAAAAAGCTGCTGCTGAAAAGGCTGCTGCAGTAAAGGCCGCAACTGAGAAGGCTGCTGCTGAAAAGGCAGCAGCTGAGAAGGCTGCTGCTGAAAAGGCTGCTGCTGAAAAGGCTGCTGCTGAGAAGACCGCGGCAGAGAAAGCTGTTGCTGCTTCAGAGAAGCCTGCTGTAGACAAAGTTGCATCGGAGAAGACTGCCGCTAATGTACATGCTGCTGTGGAAAAAGATGCCACTGTGAAAAACGTCGTTGAACAGCCTACGGCCGATAAGGCGACCGCAGAGAAGGCCCTGGCTGATACTGCAAATGGCACGAAGAAACAGGAAAATAAGCAAAATGAAAAGAAACCGGTTGATAACAAAACCAATAATCAGAATCAAAAATGCAacaagaaaaataaaagaacaCCAAAAAGCAGCGTATCAGAGGATGAAAAACTAACCGGTCCAAAAAACGTGGAAAGCAGCgattttgtctcatctgttaaacCCGAGCAGATTGTAACAAAATCGCTAGAGACCGCCACCATCACTGCTGTAGCTGCAGCCTGCCCGGTTGCTGCGGTTAAACctgacgaaaaaaaatcttccactcCTGAAAAGACTGCTTCAGCTAAACCAGCACCCGTTGATCAGAATAAAAGCACTTCTCCGCCAAAAACCAATGGATCACCCGCCAAAACGAAACCTCAACCAGCAGTAGCAGCTCCCGCCAAACAGCAAACACCCGAAAAGACACTGCCTAAAGCTTCCACTCCCACCCCCACTCCTTTAAAGAAAGCACCCTCCCCGCCAAAGACAGTACCATCCCGAGCATCCCCCAAACCCAGTACACCACCTACAACTCCGAAGCCTACCAAAAAACCAGAACTCCCTCCAAAgcctgaatttctgaagaagaagTCTCCATCTGTAGAGCAGGATAAAGCACCATCTACGAAGCCAGTAACTCCACCGTCAACTCCTACAGAAGTGGCGACATTACCACAG GAGGTAAACATGAAATTCAATGTTGAGAAACAGCTGGCAGCACTGAACGCGACCGCTGCCGCCGCCAAACTGTTGCCGAAGACCCTCCCGGTCGGTACCGAAACAACCGAAGAAGACGAACTGGAGGAAGATTTCGACGAAGAGGAAGAATCCATAGAGTACAAGTTCATGCCTCGTCCGGTTTTCCTAGCCACCAATTGCCAG GTTTGTAAAAACCCACTCAGGAACATTGTCCAATGTGAAAACTGTTGGATGATATCTTACTGCAATGAAGAGCATCGACGATCCGACTCTGCGAGTCATAAGGATCTCTGTGGTGTCATCGTGGAACTGGCTAGGCGAAGAG gagGCCATATCTACAACATGGCGCACACACTGTCGGACGAGGAATACCGAAATCTACGGGTCTACACGTTGAACCAAGCGGAGCAGATGCTGAAACGTCCATTGCAAGCATTCGAACGCGAAGTTCTCCTCTTTCCGCGGACTTGCTGTTCACCAAGCTGTCGCGAATGGAGACAAGACCAGCTGATGGAATGCAAGGACTGCCGCCAGGTGTCCTTCTGTGCGGCACATCCCGACCATCTGCTTCCGTCGCACGGTCAGTGGTGTAGGGCATTTTTCCTCTTCCAGAAGCTTATCCTCCGACAGAAGATTCTCGGCCGCATTGAACCGGTGCTTCCGGTTCGCATTGTCGGCAAGTCGTTCCAACTACCACCGAACATCGATGAAGTCATCAAGGTCTTGTACAAGAATTCAAATG CACTACGTGACGATTGTGCCTACGCAACGTTGACACAGATCGCCACTGCGCCGCTGACGGCCTTGCACGGTTACCTGCAGACCGGTCTACGTCCAACGGAAACCTTCACCATCCATTTGGTCGGTGCGGAGTTGCAATTTGAAGGTGACACCTTGGACAAGTGGGAAGCTTTCTTCCTTCACATTGTGCCGGAGATCACCGAACTGCGCGTCGTGTTCGTCGGCCCGGAGCTGAACGTCGAGAATCTACCGATTGACATCATCAGTCGCATCAG